Proteins encoded together in one Dasypus novemcinctus isolate mDasNov1 chromosome 9, mDasNov1.1.hap2, whole genome shotgun sequence window:
- the TMEM69 gene encoding transmembrane protein 69 — protein MLHFIQKCSRASSKMLKYPFTVGLGVSRKIDILSLKTSLQQNSSPLFPRLWFFSSFPVCMSKTQCYHTSPCCFKKKQKQAILPARPPSTITYLPNSPKPALYISLAGLIPFVAPPLVMVITKTYIPILAFTQMAYGASFLSFLGGVRWGFTLPENSPAKPDFLNLANSTAPVLFSWYAFLICERLSEAIVMVIIGLGIALHVEFFLLPHYPNWFKALRIVVTLVAFFSFIITLLVKDAYPEKGPKRPGQVE, from the coding sequence ATGCTGAAGTACCCTTTCACAGTGGGACTAGGAGTCAGCAGGAAAATAGATATACTTTCCCTCAAGACATCTCTCCAGCAGAACTCTTCCCCTTTGTTTCCAAGGCTTTGGTTTTTCTCGTCATTTCCAGTGTGTATGAGCAAGACACAATGCTATCATACTTCCCCATGCTGCTTTAAGAAGAAGCAGAAGCAAGCAATACTTCCAGCCAGGCCACCAAGCACCATCACTTACCTGCCCAACAGCCCAAAGCCAGCCCTATACATATCTCTGGCAGGACTAATCCCCTTTGTGGCTCCACCTCTGGTCATGGTGATAACAAAGACTTACATCCCCATATTAGCTTTTACTCAGATGGCTTATGGAGCCAGTTTCCTATCTTTCTTGGGAGGAGTCAGATGGGGTTTTACTCTGCCAGAAAATAGTCCAGCCAAACCAGACTTTCTTAATTTAGCTAACAGCACAGcccctgttttgttttcatggtATGCCTTTCTTATCTGTGAAAGACTCAGTGAAGCTATAGTCATGGTAATAATAGGTCTAGGGATAGCATTacatgttgaattttttctcttgccACATTATCCCAATTGGTTCAAAGCCTTGAGGATAGTAGTCACTTTAGTagcctttttttcatttataatcaCTTTACTAGTTAAAGATGCATATCCAGAGAAAGGACCCAAAAGACCTGGTCAAGTAgaataa